A portion of the candidate division WOR-3 bacterium genome contains these proteins:
- a CDS encoding polysaccharide export protein: protein MNAFSLLLIFSLSNVFAPGDGIKVIIMAEESQDRENTYTIQNDGTIILPVVGRISVEGLTIEEAQHEISFRLKDLYRDPTVLVIPIWKVTILGEVKSPGVFEVEGSVTASRLLALSGGPAQRADLARAELFRDGEEIPLNLKTCMSMSGTEGDIELQSGDVIYVPKVWWPSWGEWGTIMTTLTFLITLYKLTQ from the coding sequence ATGAACGCCTTTTCTTTGTTGCTCATTTTTTCTCTTTCAAATGTCTTTGCCCCGGGAGACGGAATAAAAGTCATAATTATGGCCGAGGAATCTCAAGACCGGGAAAACACATACACGATTCAAAACGATGGAACGATAATTCTCCCGGTTGTGGGAAGAATAAGCGTTGAAGGACTGACGATAGAAGAAGCCCAGCACGAGATATCCTTTCGTCTTAAAGACCTCTACAGAGACCCAACTGTGTTGGTGATACCTATATGGAAAGTCACTATTTTAGGGGAAGTAAAATCACCGGGAGTCTTTGAAGTCGAAGGCTCTGTCACCGCATCAAGGCTTCTCGCGTTGTCAGGAGGACCCGCTCAGAGAGCCGATTTGGCGAGAGCGGAACTGTTCAGAGACGGCGAAGAGATTCCCCTTAATCTGAAAACCTGCATGTCGATGTCCGGGACAGAAGGTGACATTGAACTTCAATCCGGAGATGTCATATACGTTCCAAAGGTATGGTGGCCTTCTTGGGGCGAGTGGGGGACGATAATGACAACATTGACTTTTTTGATAACTCTTTACAAACTCACTCAATAA
- a CDS encoding tetratricopeptide repeat protein, translated as MKKALLGAVMAVLVLGSFACESSGLTALKVYLQQKRIPEAIREGEAAIAMEPNNPEPYYWTGVAYVEKQEYSTACSYLDKAVQRGLAVEEITKRGKGEGIDAWNFYQVFLAGGVQSLGEKKYEEAASYLKYSIQMEPDSATPYAILGSIFKETKQFDSMMRYYDLALSMDPVNFPAIRNLGIYYMTEVNDYEKAISTFQSARVHLDTSASLNYYLGLSHIQNANKLGSEGDIEGRTLNMDMAEKAFAKSAELDPSSRKSEIALYRGICLVNLERYEEAIPVINEALEGIDDADPNKDKLLYNLGLSYNKLEKYQEAVDALTLALDIKEDAKYLNLRADCYNNLGMREKAQEDLRRAQELMN; from the coding sequence ATGAAAAAGGCATTATTGGGAGCGGTCATGGCTGTGTTGGTTTTGGGGTCTTTTGCTTGCGAAAGCAGCGGATTGACTGCTTTGAAGGTTTATCTTCAGCAAAAGAGGATACCCGAGGCGATAAGAGAAGGCGAAGCTGCTATAGCTATGGAGCCGAACAACCCAGAGCCTTATTATTGGACAGGTGTTGCCTATGTCGAAAAACAGGAATATTCGACGGCTTGCTCTTATCTCGACAAAGCCGTACAAAGAGGCCTCGCCGTTGAAGAAATAACAAAAAGAGGTAAAGGCGAAGGCATAGACGCCTGGAATTTTTACCAAGTTTTCCTGGCTGGAGGGGTTCAGTCCCTCGGCGAGAAAAAATACGAAGAAGCCGCTTCTTACCTGAAATACAGCATTCAGATGGAACCGGATTCGGCGACCCCATACGCGATACTGGGCTCGATTTTCAAAGAAACAAAACAATTTGATTCCATGATGAGGTATTACGATCTGGCTCTGTCCATGGATCCCGTCAATTTTCCCGCAATAAGAAACCTCGGGATTTATTACATGACGGAAGTCAACGACTACGAGAAAGCGATTTCAACCTTTCAGAGCGCGCGAGTCCACCTCGACACTTCTGCGAGCCTGAATTACTATCTCGGGCTTTCCCACATCCAAAACGCCAACAAACTCGGATCCGAGGGAGACATTGAGGGCAGAACTTTAAACATGGACATGGCGGAAAAGGCTTTTGCGAAGTCTGCTGAGCTTGATCCAAGTTCGAGAAAAAGTGAAATTGCACTTTACAGGGGGATATGCCTGGTCAACTTAGAGAGGTATGAAGAAGCTATCCCCGTCATCAACGAAGCGCTCGAAGGAATCGACGACGCGGACCCAAACAAAGATAAACTTCTTTATAACCTCGGTTTGAGCTACAACAAGCTCGAAAAATACCAGGAAGCCGTCGACGCGTTGACGCTCGCCCTCGACATAAAGGAGGACGCGAAATACCTGAACCTAAGAGCCGACTGCTACAACAATCTCGGCATGAGGGAAAAGGCGCAGGAAGACCTCAGAAGAGCTCAGGAATTGATGAACTGA
- a CDS encoding MoxR family ATPase has protein sequence MSEIKAISEEIKENRHFIDTIIGSIKKRIVGQEKMINRILVCLLADGHLLIEGVPGLAKTLTISTLAQSLRSVFHRIQFTPDLLPADIIGTLVYNPKEGTFSTKKGPVFAQIILADEINRAPAKVQSALLEAMQERQVTIGETTFPLPKPFLVMATQNPIEQEGTYPLPEAQIDRFMLKINLDYPNPEEELTILDRMTRPDEIEIQPVVETETILNLMELTKNVYVEKSIKEYVVRIVAASRWPTKYKLNELNGLISYGASPRASIYMIKAAKALALIEGRAYVSDYDIKEIAKDILRHRIIITYEAEAEKITTDHIISTILSKIPTP, from the coding sequence ATGAGTGAAATAAAAGCCATTTCAGAAGAAATCAAGGAAAACAGGCATTTCATAGACACAATTATCGGGTCTATCAAAAAAAGGATTGTCGGTCAGGAAAAAATGATCAACAGGATTCTCGTGTGTCTTTTAGCGGACGGTCACCTGCTTATCGAGGGAGTGCCAGGTCTGGCCAAAACACTCACTATTTCGACTTTGGCTCAATCCCTGAGGTCTGTTTTTCACAGGATTCAATTCACCCCTGACCTTTTACCCGCCGACATCATAGGAACTCTCGTCTACAACCCCAAGGAAGGCACGTTTTCAACCAAAAAAGGCCCCGTTTTCGCCCAGATCATCCTCGCGGATGAAATCAACAGAGCTCCCGCCAAAGTTCAAAGCGCTTTACTCGAAGCCATGCAGGAAAGGCAGGTGACCATAGGCGAAACTACTTTCCCTCTACCCAAACCTTTTCTTGTAATGGCGACTCAAAACCCCATCGAGCAGGAGGGGACATACCCTCTTCCAGAGGCGCAAATCGACAGATTTATGCTCAAGATAAATTTAGACTATCCGAACCCGGAAGAAGAACTGACCATTCTCGACAGGATGACGAGACCTGATGAGATAGAAATTCAACCAGTCGTTGAAACCGAGACAATTCTGAATTTGATGGAACTCACAAAAAACGTTTACGTAGAAAAATCGATTAAAGAATACGTAGTCAGGATTGTCGCCGCATCGAGATGGCCGACAAAATACAAACTCAATGAACTCAACGGGCTCATATCCTACGGAGCTTCACCCAGAGCTTCCATATACATGATAAAAGCCGCCAAAGCACTCGCTCTTATCGAGGGCAGAGCTTATGTATCGGATTACGACATAAAAGAAATCGCCAAAGACATTCTCAGGCACAGAATTATAATAACCTACGAAGCTGAAGCGGAAAAAATCACAACAGACCATATAATCTCAACTATTCTCTCCAAAATACCGACACCATGA
- a CDS encoding polysaccharide biosynthesis tyrosine autokinase: MPEINENSENTSEQLNLFDNAIVKSAIRYRWLIFVVFFVSLLVSIYSATGAMDVYSATATLKIDYEMSAATENIGLWGNMFPGYNYNVNPISDKIALLSSRTVAERVVRKLNKNFVYYTTGFKNPGGVSIEIFWLFDVVQPESLSIKITPDGGMVVKCTDVVSGAETESDFSLGDTVKTDKAAFRIDASEGDTGTVHVHLIPVNLMANVMRGLVFISNVEETNMLMITVRHPDPVEARKLANSFAEAMVEYDIQSGRQVAKNVREFIESQLLITSSSLENAERKLKNLQEKYGWLTAQTEKTRVEQQLSELIKMRVNTMVEVRVLEEKISTLKRQLEGEGAISLYGQSQTIPELSLNPTLRSIQEQINNYEIQKSELLGKYTENHPSVRHLDSVIEYLKRQIASETQSMMETYGAGPVDPVWSSVIQDYVITEVELASYRAKFEALNRTILTIQSELDSLPSEIAEFERVYRMVEVEKQTYTLLLQKLQEAKISEATQAGKISLVDSAMTPMRPISSKRKKNVIIAGFIGIVIGFSLAFVLDKLDTTLRYPDEIETSLKIKLLGMIPTISEPKSTDSHNVLSTEKSIQNSLVVHVSPKSPVSEAYRTIRTNLMFSSIDKKLRSITVASALPKEGKSTTAANIAVTFAQQGIKTVLVDTDMRRPVLHNVFSADRTPGLVDYLFELTKIEEVLKPTEVENLSLIPCGTIPPNPSEVIASEKMNFLIEKGLENFDFIVFDSPPILAVTDAVILSKKTEGTVLVVRAEKTDREAAKAAIKSLRNIEAEIKGAVFNSVDMTGKYGYGYYYRYYYQYQYGHDGEGVDSAKKNLMQKIKKFFF; this comes from the coding sequence ATGCCTGAAATCAACGAGAACTCTGAAAACACTTCAGAACAATTGAACTTGTTCGACAACGCTATTGTAAAATCTGCCATAAGATACAGGTGGTTGATATTCGTCGTTTTTTTCGTGTCCCTTTTGGTTTCTATATATTCTGCGACCGGCGCGATGGATGTCTACAGCGCCACGGCGACATTGAAAATTGACTATGAAATGTCTGCCGCCACCGAAAACATTGGGTTGTGGGGGAACATGTTTCCCGGTTACAACTACAACGTCAACCCCATAAGCGACAAAATAGCTCTTTTGAGTTCCAGGACAGTGGCAGAAAGGGTCGTCAGAAAACTAAACAAGAATTTCGTCTATTACACGACCGGTTTTAAGAACCCCGGAGGCGTTTCAATAGAAATCTTTTGGCTTTTTGATGTGGTTCAGCCCGAATCTTTGTCGATCAAAATTACTCCCGACGGAGGTATGGTTGTTAAATGCACTGATGTCGTCTCTGGCGCCGAGACAGAAAGCGATTTTTCTTTGGGTGACACGGTGAAAACGGATAAAGCCGCTTTTCGTATCGACGCCTCTGAGGGCGACACAGGAACCGTTCATGTTCATTTAATACCCGTCAACCTGATGGCAAACGTGATGAGAGGACTTGTCTTCATCTCCAACGTCGAAGAGACCAACATGCTCATGATAACAGTCCGGCATCCAGATCCAGTCGAAGCGAGAAAACTCGCGAACTCTTTCGCGGAAGCGATGGTAGAATACGACATTCAAAGCGGCAGGCAGGTCGCAAAAAACGTAAGGGAGTTCATAGAAAGCCAGCTTCTCATAACAAGCAGCAGTCTTGAAAACGCGGAGAGAAAACTTAAAAACCTCCAGGAAAAATACGGATGGCTGACAGCCCAGACCGAGAAGACGAGAGTTGAACAGCAGCTCTCCGAACTAATCAAAATGCGCGTCAACACGATGGTCGAAGTCCGCGTTTTAGAAGAAAAGATCTCCACTTTGAAAAGACAACTCGAAGGTGAAGGCGCCATTTCTTTGTACGGGCAGTCACAGACCATACCCGAACTTAGTCTGAACCCTACTCTTCGCTCCATACAAGAGCAGATAAACAACTATGAAATACAAAAATCCGAACTTCTCGGGAAATACACAGAAAACCATCCGTCGGTCAGGCATCTCGATTCGGTGATTGAATATCTGAAAAGACAGATAGCTTCGGAAACTCAATCAATGATGGAGACATACGGAGCGGGTCCTGTAGACCCTGTTTGGTCTTCCGTAATCCAGGACTATGTCATTACGGAGGTGGAACTCGCATCATACAGAGCCAAGTTCGAAGCGCTAAACAGGACGATTTTGACAATCCAGTCCGAACTTGACAGCCTTCCGTCGGAAATAGCTGAATTTGAAAGAGTCTATAGAATGGTCGAAGTCGAAAAGCAGACTTACACTCTCCTCCTGCAAAAACTGCAAGAGGCTAAAATCTCAGAAGCCACGCAAGCCGGTAAGATATCTCTTGTCGACAGCGCAATGACTCCGATGAGACCCATCAGTTCAAAAAGGAAAAAAAACGTAATAATAGCGGGTTTTATAGGCATTGTCATAGGTTTTTCTTTGGCGTTTGTCCTGGACAAGCTCGACACGACACTCAGATACCCAGACGAAATCGAGACTTCCCTTAAAATAAAACTTCTCGGAATGATCCCAACGATATCAGAACCCAAAAGTACAGATTCCCACAATGTTTTGTCAACCGAAAAATCGATTCAAAACTCCCTGGTCGTTCATGTTTCTCCTAAGTCTCCTGTATCTGAAGCTTACAGGACGATAAGGACAAACCTGATGTTCAGCTCCATAGACAAAAAACTCAGGTCTATAACAGTCGCGAGCGCCCTGCCTAAAGAGGGGAAATCTACAACCGCCGCAAATATAGCCGTGACTTTCGCCCAGCAGGGCATAAAAACAGTTCTCGTCGACACAGATATGAGAAGACCGGTTCTTCACAACGTCTTTTCAGCAGACAGAACGCCGGGTTTGGTCGATTATCTTTTTGAATTAACCAAAATTGAAGAGGTGCTCAAACCCACCGAAGTAGAAAATTTGTCCCTAATTCCATGCGGCACTATTCCGCCTAACCCCTCTGAGGTCATTGCTTCGGAGAAAATGAACTTTCTAATAGAGAAAGGCCTGGAAAATTTCGACTTCATTGTGTTTGATTCCCCCCCGATACTCGCCGTCACCGACGCCGTCATACTGTCTAAAAAAACTGAAGGAACGGTACTTGTCGTCAGAGCCGAAAAGACGGATAGGGAAGCGGCAAAAGCGGCTATTAAATCGCTTCGCAACATCGAAGCCGAGATAAAAGGGGCGGTATTCAACAGCGTTGACATGACGGGAAAATACGGGTATGGATATTATTACAGGTACTATTACCAGTATCAATACGGTCACGATGGTGAAGGTGTAGATTCTGCTAAAAAGAACTTGATGCAAAAAATAAAGAAATTCTTTTTTTAA